The Clostridium chauvoei genome has a window encoding:
- a CDS encoding NYN domain-containing protein yields the protein MKIIFVDGYNVVNSWPNLKNEKDHSFQGTRQNLIDILHNYGVYNDCKIVIVFDAHKVSGSIEKKESINKNITVVFTKDGETADSYIEREVHNLGRKFEVYVVTSDWLEQQTIFQRGAVRVSALEFYNDIIQSELLIKNKTRKNYTVNKNHLGDNINNETLLKLEAMRRSK from the coding sequence GTGAAGATCATATTTGTTGATGGATACAATGTAGTTAATAGTTGGCCTAATTTGAAAAATGAAAAAGACCATAGCTTCCAAGGAACAAGACAAAATTTAATAGATATACTACATAATTATGGAGTGTATAATGATTGTAAAATTGTTATAGTTTTTGATGCTCATAAAGTTAGTGGAAGTATAGAGAAAAAAGAAAGTATTAATAAAAATATAACTGTAGTATTTACTAAAGATGGAGAAACGGCAGATTCTTATATTGAAAGAGAAGTCCATAATCTAGGAAGAAAATTTGAAGTTTACGTAGTTACTTCAGATTGGCTAGAGCAACAAACTATATTTCAAAGAGGTGCTGTAAGAGTATCAGCTTTAGAGTTTTACAATGATATAATACAATCAGAGTTACTTATAAAAAATAAAACGAGAAAGAATTATACAGTTAATAAAAATCATTTAGGTGACAATATTAACAATGAAACTTTACTAAAGTTAGAAGCTATGAGAAGAAGTAAGTAA
- the secE gene encoding preprotein translocase subunit SecE, protein MAVKENVNLTKTPSEKGGISKFFREVKAEVKRITWPSKNDTKKALIAVGVVALIYMILVGGLDYIFQNLFELLLKLK, encoded by the coding sequence ATGGCTGTTAAGGAAAATGTAAATTTAACTAAAACTCCATCTGAAAAAGGTGGAATATCTAAATTTTTTAGAGAGGTTAAGGCAGAAGTTAAAAGAATAACTTGGCCTTCTAAAAATGACACTAAAAAAGCGTTAATTGCAGTTGGCGTAGTAGCTCTAATATATATGATATTAGTAGGCGGGTTAGATTATATTTTTCAAAACCTCTTTGAATTATTGTTAAAATTGAAATAA
- the tuf gene encoding elongation factor Tu: MAKQKFERSKPHVNIGTIGHVDHGKTTLTAAITTVLANRGLAESFKYDEIDKAPEEKERGITINTAHVEYQTDNRHYAHVDCPGHADYVKNMITGAAQMDGAILVCSAADGPMPQTREHILLASRVGVDYIVVFLNKADMVDDEELLELVEMEVRELLSEYNFPGDDIPVIKGSALVALENPTDEKAIAPILELMEAVDSYIPTPERATDKPFLMPVEDVFTITGRGTVATGRVERGVLHVGDEVEIVGLSEESRKVVVTGIEMFRKLLDEAQAGDNVGVLLRGVQRTDIERGQVLAKTGSVKPHSKFVGQVYVLKKEEGGRHTPFFDGYRPQFYFRTTDVTGSIKLPDGMEMVMPGDHIDMNVELITQVAMDEGLRFAIREGGRTVGSGVVTSIIE, translated from the coding sequence ATGGCAAAGCAAAAATTCGAAAGAAGCAAACCACACGTAAACATTGGAACAATTGGTCACGTTGACCACGGTAAGACTACATTAACAGCTGCAATCACAACTGTTTTAGCAAACAGAGGATTAGCAGAATCATTCAAATATGATGAAATTGATAAGGCTCCAGAAGAAAAAGAAAGAGGAATCACAATCAATACAGCACACGTTGAATACCAAACAGACAACAGACACTATGCACACGTTGACTGTCCAGGACATGCTGACTATGTTAAGAACATGATCACAGGAGCAGCACAAATGGATGGAGCAATCCTAGTTTGTTCAGCAGCAGATGGTCCAATGCCACAAACAAGAGAACATATACTACTAGCATCAAGAGTTGGTGTTGACTATATCGTAGTATTCTTAAACAAGGCAGATATGGTAGATGACGAAGAATTATTAGAATTAGTAGAAATGGAAGTTAGAGAATTATTATCAGAATACAACTTCCCAGGAGATGATATTCCAGTAATCAAGGGATCAGCTTTAGTAGCATTAGAAAACCCAACAGATGAAAAAGCAATCGCTCCAATCTTAGAATTAATGGAAGCAGTAGATAGCTATATTCCAACACCAGAAAGAGCAACAGATAAGCCATTCTTAATGCCAGTAGAAGATGTATTCACAATCACTGGTAGAGGAACAGTTGCAACAGGAAGAGTTGAAAGAGGAGTTCTTCACGTAGGAGACGAAGTAGAAATCGTTGGATTATCAGAAGAAAGCAGAAAAGTAGTAGTAACAGGAATAGAAATGTTCAGAAAGTTACTAGACGAAGCACAAGCTGGAGATAACGTAGGAGTTCTTTTAAGAGGTGTTCAAAGAACAGACATCGAAAGAGGTCAAGTATTAGCAAAGACTGGATCAGTTAAGCCACACAGCAAGTTCGTAGGTCAAGTATACGTACTTAAGAAAGAAGAAGGTGGAAGACATACTCCATTCTTCGATGGATACAGACCACAATTCTACTTCAGAACAACAGACGTTACTGGATCAATCAAATTACCAGACGGAATGGAAATGGTTATGCCAGGAGACCACATTGATATGAACGTTGAATTAATCACTCAAGTAGCAATGGATGAAGGATTAAGATTCGCTATCAGAGAAGGTGGAAGAACTGTAGGTTCAGGAGTTGTTACTAGCATAATCGAATAA
- the sigH gene encoding RNA polymerase sporulation sigma factor SigH — translation MDNKGCVAETVIGFEDMLDEEIVVESQKGNIRAQEYLISKYENFVKLKSKSYFLIGADKEDIYQEGMIGLYKAIRDFKTDKLTSFKAFAELCVTRQIITAIKTATRQKHIPLNTYVSLNKPIYEEESDRTLLDILSGFRISDPEELIIGEEQMKSIEGEMQKVLSSLELEVLQSYLDGKSYQEIACDLDRQSKSIDNALQRVKRKLEKCLDTRK, via the coding sequence GTGGATAATAAGGGATGTGTTGCAGAAACTGTTATTGGCTTTGAAGATATGCTGGATGAAGAAATTGTAGTCGAATCCCAGAAAGGAAATATACGAGCCCAAGAGTATCTAATATCTAAATATGAAAACTTTGTAAAACTAAAATCAAAATCATATTTTCTTATTGGGGCAGACAAAGAAGATATATATCAAGAAGGGATGATTGGGTTATATAAAGCTATAAGAGATTTTAAAACAGATAAGTTAACAAGTTTTAAAGCTTTTGCAGAACTTTGTGTAACAAGACAAATTATAACAGCTATTAAAACTGCAACAAGACAAAAACATATTCCTTTAAATACATATGTATCATTAAATAAACCTATTTATGAAGAAGAATCTGATAGAACACTATTAGATATTCTTTCAGGATTTAGAATAAGTGATCCTGAAGAACTCATAATAGGAGAAGAGCAAATGAAAAGTATAGAAGGAGAGATGCAAAAGGTTCTATCAAGTTTAGAGCTAGAAGTGCTTCAATCCTATTTAGATGGGAAATCATATCAAGAAATTGCATGTGATTTAGACAGACAATCAAAGTCTATAGATAACGCTTTACAAAGAGTAAAAAGGAAACTAGAAAAATGTTTAGATACTAGAAAATAA
- a CDS encoding Mini-ribonuclease 3 has translation MLDDLKIREFSKEEARQLNPLQLALIGDGVYEIYIRNYILTENTDLSAHKMHVKAIGYVKAKSQSTIMHNIEDMLTEEELYIYKRGRNAKSATVPKNADVRDYRNATGFEALVGYLYLIGDKERLTKVLETSVKIEL, from the coding sequence ATGTTAGATGATTTAAAAATTAGAGAATTTAGTAAAGAAGAGGCAAGACAATTAAATCCTTTGCAATTAGCATTGATAGGGGATGGGGTATATGAAATATACATAAGAAATTATATACTTACAGAAAATACTGATTTATCAGCTCATAAAATGCATGTAAAAGCTATAGGTTATGTAAAAGCTAAGAGCCAGTCTACAATAATGCATAATATAGAAGACATGTTAACAGAAGAAGAACTTTATATTTATAAGAGAGGTAGAAATGCAAAGTCTGCTACAGTACCTAAAAATGCTGATGTAAGAGACTATAGAAATGCAACAGGCTTTGAAGCTTTAGTAGGGTATTTATATTTAATTGGAGATAAAGAAAGACTAACAAAGGTATTAGAAACTAGTGTAAAGATAGAATTATAA
- the rpmG gene encoding 50S ribosomal protein L33, with the protein MRVKITLACTECKQRNYNSMKNKKNNPDRLDMQKYCKFCKKHTLHRETK; encoded by the coding sequence GTGAGAGTAAAGATAACTTTAGCATGCACAGAGTGTAAGCAAAGAAATTACAATTCAATGAAGAACAAGAAGAATAACCCAGACAGATTAGACATGCAAAAATACTGCAAGTTCTGTAAGAAGCATACACTTCATAGAGAAACAAAATAA
- the rlmB gene encoding 23S rRNA (guanosine(2251)-2'-O)-methyltransferase RlmB — MTKGTRLERKNARLEREVFSGSNKNSKRNFREPRKGREYNNNQEYIENKENTSKNVQSMREDLIVGRNAVMEVLKSDRTIECLYIAKGDVEGSIKAIINLAREKSIVIKEVDRKKLDSMSEGANHQGTIALVTPFKYCEVVDILKIAKEKNEDPFIIILDEIEDPHNLGSIIRTAELCGAHGIIIPKRRNVGITSTVYKCSVGAIEHMNIAKVTNINAIIDELKEEGVWVYGADIEGTEYSYEVNFNGPCAIVIGSEGRGISKLTLKKCDKLVKIPMIGKINSLNASVAGGIMMYEVLKGRLSK, encoded by the coding sequence GTGACGAAAGGAACTAGATTAGAAAGAAAAAATGCTAGATTAGAGAGAGAAGTTTTTTCAGGAAGCAATAAAAATTCTAAGAGAAACTTTAGAGAACCTAGAAAAGGAAGAGAGTATAATAATAATCAAGAGTACATAGAAAATAAGGAGAATACTTCTAAAAATGTACAATCAATGAGAGAAGACTTAATAGTTGGTAGAAATGCCGTTATGGAAGTTTTAAAAAGTGATAGAACTATAGAGTGCTTATATATAGCAAAAGGTGATGTAGAAGGATCAATTAAAGCTATAATAAACTTAGCAAGAGAGAAGAGCATTGTTATTAAAGAAGTTGATAGAAAAAAACTAGACTCAATGAGTGAAGGCGCAAATCATCAAGGAACAATAGCTTTAGTTACGCCATTTAAATATTGTGAAGTTGTAGATATATTAAAAATAGCTAAAGAAAAAAATGAAGATCCATTTATAATAATCTTAGATGAAATAGAGGACCCACACAATTTAGGTTCAATAATAAGAACTGCAGAGTTATGTGGGGCGCATGGAATTATAATACCAAAAAGAAGAAATGTTGGAATAACATCAACAGTATATAAATGTTCAGTAGGAGCTATAGAGCATATGAATATAGCAAAAGTAACAAATATAAATGCTATAATAGATGAATTAAAAGAAGAAGGCGTTTGGGTATATGGAGCTGATATAGAAGGTACAGAGTATAGTTATGAAGTTAACTTTAATGGACCATGTGCAATTGTTATTGGGAGTGAAGGAAGAGGTATATCTAAATTAACATTAAAAAAATGTGATAAGTTAGTTAAAATTCCGATGATAGGAAAAATTAACTCTTTAAATGCTTCAGTTGCAGGTGGTATAATGATGTATGAAGTATTAAAGGGAAGACTATCAAAATAA